ATGAAGGATTTAGAGAGTGAAACTCATCACAATTGCCTCAGCTTTGTATGCATTTGGGTTATCATGCTTGCCCCTGGTTAATTACTCCTTCAATTAACCAGACTCGATCTCTTACTAAAAAGTTCATCATACGTTTCGACGCTGCTAATGTTAATTTGTGCCTGGCTAGCTGTTTTAGCAGATGTGAACATATAGTTATTCCCACTCTTCCTGTTCTTAATTACCGCAAAAACAGAGGGAGGGTGGGCTAGCTGCATTTGCAATTAGCTCCCGGTTCTTGCCCTCGCCGCGCCTTTGCCGACTTGCGCTCCTTGTTAGCGGTGAAGACCCTGGATGCGAACTCAGAGAAGGCGGCCTCGTCCATCCCGATCCGCCGGTTCTTGTAGCAGCTGAAAATGTCTAGGGTACCATCAGGGCAAGGGTCGCCAGCGGGGTCCCACCATGAGCCTCGTGCCGCATCCCCGCGCGGCTCGCCATCCACCGGAACACGAACTGTCCGCCCGCCGCTCGCTGCCTCCACCCCATTGGGTTCCGAAGATTGGGGATTAGCTGGGATTCATAGAAAATGGGGGATTCACATTCTGTTCAGTCCGAGGCCCAATTAAAACAAATTACTAACATTAGGGCATTAGCAGAGAAGGTTACGGTTTCGGTCGGTACATTGATCTTCAACAAGAACAAACAAGGGATAAACAACACGATTTGCACTAACCGAATGGTAGCTATAAAGAAATTAGTTATCGTGATCGACATCTTAACCCGTCGGTGGATGGATGGACATCTTCATGTAGCAATTCAGGCATGTACGTAGCTTCAGTGATTCAACCCGTATATGGGCCATGGATGGATGAATATGCCATACATCTGAAGGATTTACATAACGAAGCTCATCACAATTGCTTGAGCTTCTTATGTGTTCGGAGTATCATCCATGTGCCTGGTTAATTTCTCCTTTAATTAACCTAACAAATTCATCATACGTTTTGACGTCGCTGATGTTAATTTGTGGCTGGCTGGCTGTCTCATTAGCTGCGCACATTTAGTTATTTCCACTCTTCTTGTTCTTAATTAGCACAACAACAGAGGGAGAGCAGGCTAGCTGCATTTGCAATTAGTTCCCGCTTCTTGCCCTCGTCGCGCCTTCACCGACTTGCGCTCCTTGTTAGCGGTGAAGACCTTGGCTGCAAACTCGGAGAAGGCGGCCTCGTCCATCCCGATCCGCCGGTTCTTGTAGCAGCTGAAAATGTCCGGGTTACCATCGGGGCATGGGTCACCGGCGGGGTCCCACCACGAGCCCTCGTGCCGCATCCCCGCGCGGCTCGCCATCCACCGGAACACGAACTgcccgcccgccgcccgctgcctcCACCCCATAGGGTAGAACTCCATGATGCTGCTGTTCCGGTCCATGAACACCAGGTTCGTCATCTGCGCCCCGTGCGCCGAGATGAACACGTCCGTCCTGCTGAGCAACCTCACCTTCTCACCATAACATATTAAGAAGAAAAAATCAGGAAACCATATATGTGATAAAGGTAAAACCTATGCGGCTGTATATGTGATGTTTGAGTCGGTAAAATTAAATACCTGGTCACAGAAGGTCAGGTTGTCCGAATGCGCTACGGTCAGCACGCAGCTTGGCCCGGCCACGCGCGTGCACTCCTTGCGGAACACCCGCTCCACACCCGCCTCATCCTTGAAGGACCGGCCGCCCGTGCGGAAGAGAATGGTGACGCGTAGGTTTGTAGTTTCATTGCCGATGCCGGACGCGTCGACGACGCCACACTGGGCCCTGGCCTTGCACCGGATGAAGTCGAACGCCTCCAGGAGCCTCTCCGTGCTCATACCGGCAAGGTTTCTCCTGAAGACCACGGCCTCCTCGAAGCACACCGGGGCAGTTCCAAACTCCTCCACAACCACCGGCGCACCGGTAGCCGCCTCGGCCAGTGACATCAGCCACCCACTCATCCCGGACCTGACCTCGCCATGGTGAAAGAAGGCCCACTTCGCGGGGGCGGGACCGCACCCGCGCCTTGCATGCCACGACACCAACGGCACCAGTGACGTGAGCCCGTGCCACAGGTTGGAGTGGTCATAGAAGGTCTCGGACAGGAGAGCAAGGCCGGGCCGGAGCTCCGAGCCACGGGGGAGCGCACCCGGCCACGCCAGCGCGTAGGCGTTCTTGGTGCCGTCGCGGCGCGAGGGGGCCGCTAAGCAGAGGAGGCGGCCCGCCGAGGCGGTGGACGGAAACTGAAGGTTCCTCGCCTCGCCTGGAGGCTCGGAGGTGTCGTTCAGGGTGCTGATGAACCACGTGTCGGCGCCCTCACGGGTGTCCAGGCGGTCGTCGCCGCCATTGCCGAGCCGGCTGGCGCATTGTACGGTGAAGAAGAGGGTGAGGGTCTCCAGGTGAAGGTAGAAGAGGACGGTGAGCAGGACGGGAGGGGTGAGGTAGAGCACCTTCCTCGTGAGATGGCTTGGGCTAGTGCTGGTGGACTTCATGGTGGATTGGTGTTTGTCTGTGAGATCCCCCATTACTGATGCCTAGCTAGCTTCGTTAGTGAGCTGAGTGCCCATGAGTGTGTGCAACGGGCATGCATTTATGGGGGCTGTGCTGGGAAAATCACGCATTGACCTCAGGATAGTTCTATCCTGTATGTACATTTATCCTGTTTGTACGTGGTACTTCTAGCTTCACATTTCCTCCTGTTTTGAATACTGTCTGATTGATTTTGCCACATACTGTAAAGATGGTCATAACCTGAATAACAATGTCCAAAATCGGATCCTTCATCAGGCAACTaaaccatactccctccgttccacatgtagtgcctatagatttttttcaaaagtcaaacATTACAAACATTTATGGAAAAAAGTAGGTACATCTAGAATACCAAATGCACATCATTGGATACATCACAAGTTATGTTTTCAGAATGTACAGATTTGATATTGTAGGTGTAGAGAGTTTTCTCTATACACTTGGTCAAAATTGACAAAGTTTGACTTTCAAAAAAACCTATAggcactacattgtggaatggagggagtaccttCTTAATATTGGAAGGCCTCCTGGAGACACGTCGTCAAGTTAAAAATCTTCCTATTTATTTTCTCAGAAAAATGAATTTAGTGCCGGTTCATCGAAAAAAGAAATGGATTGGAGATTTCATATATTTTGGTTGACAAGTTTAACAACTACACTACACTTCTGATGAACTACACTATATACTGTCACGAGAAGCATCATGTTAATTGCTCCCTCAGTCTcgaaataagtgtctcaactttgggACGGAGGGAATATTAGCCAAGGACTATCATCATTTTAGGAGAAGAAAAATGTTGGGCCATGCATCATGTACTCATCTCAGTGGATGGCGCTCACTAATGAATGGACCCCTTACCTGGTACTTGAAGGTAGTATACACGGATTTGCCTTTCTTTAATTTGCTAAAATTTGATCGTCAGTTAATTGAGCTAATAAGTTCATGACCGATATGGGCATACAACTGTCGCCATATTTGAAAACACTTTCAAACTGTCTCGCTTTTGTGTCTTATAAACTTCCAGCTTGTTAGTTCAGTTAGAGAGCTTGCTACTCGAACCCAAGAACATTGAGACCAGCTGGGCAGTGTGTTTGACTTGTAAAAAGGATGAACGCCCCGGAGTAGCAGCAAAgcgagatagagagagagactTGGTCACGCGGAGCATCTACGGGCGGAGTAGCAGCAAAGCAAAGGGAGGTAAGGACAGGGCTGGATGCCTGCCCTCCCCTATGTCAACAGGAAGGAGATCGACCGGGCTTAAATTGAATGGCAAGCAAAGCAAAGCGATCCTTGGATTCTTGCTAGCCTCGTAGGTCGACTTGAGCTGGGTAAGCTAAACACGCATGGGTTTTGTGATGGCAATGCTGCTTGCTGGCTGCCTGCAGATCGACCAACTGGTGGTAAGTAATTAAACTCCTCTTGCGTGCTGTGAGGTAAAGCGTTGTGTGGGAAGCAAACAATGTACTCTAGTCTAGTCAACCATAGTATTGATTAATTGTCAGGTTAGTTAATCAGGAGGGTGCTTCAACCCTACGCTAAGTAAGTACATCCAGAATGAATGGATAATCCTTTTGCGTAATTCTGGATTGTGCTAGTACATTTGTCATATCTCGAATCCTCAACGTGCTCATCATCTAGCACAAGCATGTGATCTTTGTTTCAGATAATTGTAGTACGGTTTAAGAAGATTCTTGCATTGTTGAACTTTCGCACAGTGCAAGGGCAATGAATCGTACATATTTTTGCAGGTAACAAAGTGTCTCAGGAAGCAAAAGAATTGGCTGGTGGGAAGGGGACTTGATTGATCAACAAGTTCAATCAGCAACCCCTGGCAGGTAAGGGTATATATATCATCCTGTGCACAGCACCGTTTCTTGTTTAGCAGCATGTCACAGACGGGTGGACCCAGGAATGGGGCTGGACAGCCCAAAATTACGGCAACAGGTCAGAACTAGGTTGTTTTTCAGTTACCATTATCTTTTAGGTCGTTTCTGCATCAGAGGGCGCTGCTTAAAATTTCATTCGTTCAGGGTTCTGGTCGATTGCATTGTGAAGTTATCTACAACTTGATGCAGGGCCTTGATTAATTTCCTTATGCTTGAAAAGTCATCATGCCATTACCATGCCAGTTCTGTTGGCAATATTCACTTTGATTTGGCCGGTTAATTCTGCTGGGGAGCTTAGATCAAAGTAGTAGATGACGAGTTTACAGGTTTTTAGGCCATATATGTTAGTTGTGTATGATCTTGTTTCAGATAATTGTAGTAGGTGTTAACAACAACACCTGTCTTTCCTCCTCCCGCCAGCGCCTCCGATGGCCTTTGGGCCATCGAGGTGCGGAGGAGACCGCGCTCTTGTTTTTAATAGGTTCGGTGTCTTGGTTGAGGTTCGGTGTCTTGGTTGGGACTGGACTGTGGAATGTCCATCTGCAGGAATAATGTCTCCCATGTCCGATCCCCGTCCCAATGGTTCGTCTAGCATCGTCGGAGGGCGTGTAGAGGTGTCTCTGTCGGATCTGGCGAGATTCGGTTGATGCTTGTCTTCGGTGGATCTACTTGGATCCAGTTTTCCTCTGTATGGTTACATGCTTGATCCTTTCGATCAACGACTCTCTTCATCGGTGATGGTTGCGCTGGTCCTTTCCGACGGTCTATCACAACAAGGTTTGCCCGACTCCCATGAGGAAGGGACGATGACAGTAGCGCGTCTTGCCTTCGGCCCGCTCTTTGTAGTCCTTGCTAGCTGGTCAATGAACCTGATTGTAATCTTTATTATCTTTGGTGTTCATTGTATTGGTATGGATGATTATGAATAGACCGAAAATTTCTCTCGGGAAAAAAAAAGGGAAGATGCTTATTGCTTAGACAAGCAGGCTGCCTGCTCTGAGTTGAATCTAATTCGGTGTGGTTGAACTTTCTCATGGTGTATGAACTACTAGTATGAAACAAGAGCCGAGACAATGACAGATTTGCTTTTATTACTTTGCATTAAAACAGTTGGCTGATGGCAAGGCAACTTAGAGCTTGGTATGCCAAAGCTACGGTTTCTTTCAACTAAGCATATATGAGTAGGAAAAAATCTTGTTCCAGCACACACATAAGAAGGTGAAATTCATTTGATTTTAGAATTCGGTTTACTTTCATGACCGGTATCCAAAATATTGAACATACAGCCTTTCTTTATTTCTCGGACTATGCATGTGACAAAATTTGATAGGGCTAAGCAAGTCATAGTGTAATGACATGAGGAGCTAGCGCAGAGATAGATACATGATGTGCATGTAATGTAGTGATTCAGAGACTCGACATCACAAAGATTCAAACGGCCTTTTATTTTATCTTTCCCTCTCCTATCCCTCAGTGGCTACGGCAGGCAAACTCTCCCCTTGAGGCTTGGCCGGCGAGGCCGTGGACTCGACGACGGCCAAGGGTCGGACGTGGAAGCCGATAGCGTGGAGGTAGTCTCCAGCGCGGCAAAACATGCCGACGAGGCTGCCGCCGTCGAGCACTGGCAGGCTGTGGTGCGCGCCGTCCCCTCGGCCGAAGGGGCCGTAGGTGGCCCCCCGGTTGGTCACAAACTTGAGCGAGGTGACGCAGTCCTCGATCTCCTTGAACTGGAACGGGCCCACCGACCAGGCGACCTGGGCTATGTACTCAGAGGGGCCCAGGGTGATCTGCGAATTTTGGAATAAGAGAGAGATGGATAGATAGATAAACAATTGGATTTGaaattgaatttgaatttgaaagaAAGGAGCTCACAGTGTCTTCCTCTACACCTCCGGCGCCGCCCCAGGGCCCGGCGGTGTGCAGCTGCCCGCCCTCGTCGGTGTAGGTGAAGGCGACGGAGTCGATGACCTTGCCCCAGCGGACGACGATGCTCTCCAGCCGGTGCGGCGCCGCAGCGGTGACGTCGATGTCGTGGGCGGCCCCGGCGTCGCTTCCCCACGCCCCCAGCTTCACCACCGGGCTTGGgctctgcccctgcccctgcaCGCACACACAAACGATGAGTCCTGAGAAGATGGCACAGCCTGCGAGAGTAGCTAGGACTAGCACAGACCATTTCGTTAACTCTGGCCCGGCCGCAAAGCACCAATTTACAAAGGAAAGTTGAGATCATCAGGCAGGCACTTGAATGGATTTTAGATATGCAGCAAAACACAAGAGAGGAGAGTAGTTGGTTTGGGGGGATGCGCAGCCTCCACGTCTGCTCCTACTCGATCGTGGCTACTTCGATTTATGAGGATTTAATTTGTTTGTTGGACACAGAATTTAGTGCCGACTATGATGTTTTTTGATGGCGGTGGTTTGATCTACTTCCTCACCGACGTGCTGGTCTATGTGGACTGCAACTTCGAAGACTTCCCGTCTCTGGCAAATCCTTCTCGGGATCCAAGGTCAGACCGGCTCCGAGGGAGCGGCAATGACGGCGCGTCTTCACTTCACGGTGGTGTTATGGTTGGTCAGGCTTCCTCGGGGCCCGACTGTAATTTTCTTGTTCTGTGGGGTGCCTTGCATCACTGTTGTTCTTTAATGTAGTTCTGGAGTgatttttgaagaaaaaaaaaactactccctccatcccaaactAGATTTTTTGAAGGACCACCTGGCCAACGGAATTGACAAAAAAGACAACCTCCGAGACACATTGGCAAAAAGGACCAGCTGGGCCGTGGCGGCAGGGGCGCCAGCCGACACGTCACACCTGCCGCCACGGTGTGAGACAGCAGCCCCTGCCGCTAGCCGTCCAGGCGGCAGATCACAGGATTCCTGCGCCGCGACTGAACGGAGCCCTGCCGGTGGGCCCTGTCGTCACCAGATGAGGCGGCAACACTGTTGCTGCGGCGCGCGACGCGACACCGCCACAGCTGTCAGTTGGTGGCGTTTGACGTTTCTGCCGGCACTGATTGTAGTGTTTTGGGTCATGCAAATTTCCCGCCTAAAATTTTTTTTCCGACCAAATTTCTTCCCGCCAATGTACTCTAGTCCAGTCAATCGGAGTATTGACTAATTTTCAGGTCAGTTAATCAGGATGGGTGGACCCAGGAACAGGCACCCAAAATTACGGCAAGAGCTCCGAATGAGGTTGATTATTCAGTTACTGTTGTCTTTTATGTTGTTTCTGCATCAGAGGGCGCTGCTTAAAATTGCATCTGTTCAGGGTTCTGATCGATTGCAGTGTGAAGTTATCGACAACTCACTACTGGGATCCACGTGCGCCGAGTGCCAGAAACGCTCGGGAAAGGGCCAAAAACCAAGGTCACTCGGTGTACACCTCTCGGGCAAACAGAAATTTACCGAGAGCCAAACAATGTCTCTCGACAAAATAAAGTGACTTCATGGCCGTTGGTTCCATCAGGTCTTTGCCGAGTGCCCCTCTCGGCATAAATGCCGCAGCCAAGTTCCAGCAGCTCCCAACGAAAGACCACTTTGCCGAGTGCCGCTCTCGGTAAAGATCCGTTCCCCGTTCTGTTTCTGCCACTTTGCCAAGTGCCGCTTTCCCAGCGATTGTTGTTGATATATTATTTTTTCATGGTGTGTGAAACAAGAACCGAGACAGTGACAGGTCTTTCTttcttttattattttgcacTAAAACACTTGGTGGTGGCCGGGCAACTTGACTGATCTGTCACCGTACGTGCAAAATAAGAATTCAGTTGATGCCGACGAACTGGAGACAATTGTCTAGGATTATTATACATATCCAGAGCCTGTGGTTCCGTAGGTGTTAAAATTAAGTTGGCTATGCAGCCGGACCCAGCTACGGCTACCAGGAAGATTCAGCTTGATCCGACTGATCccaccaagagaagacggcggtCATAAGGGGACACACATCAGAAGGTGAAATTCACATCCGCAAAAAAAAGGTGAACATTTGATATTAAAATTCAAAAATATCAAACATGTGGAACTTGTTGAAAAGAATAAAACCAAAATCGTCCGAACCTTGGATGATGATAGGAGACTTCAATGAAACACTATGGCAAAAGATCGGAAAGGTATATGAGCAACTTCAGAGAAGTACTGTCATGGtgtaaaccctaaaccctaatcCCACCAAGAGAAGACGACGGTCATCAGAAGGTGAAATTCACATccgcaaaaaaaaggaaaaaaaggtgAACATTTGATATAAGAATTCAAAAATATCAAACATACATACTTTTTTTTCCTCAAACTTGATATGTGACAAAATCGACAGGGTTAAGCAAATAATAGTGTAATGACATGAGGAGCTAGCGCAGAGATTGATACATGATGCATGTAACGCAATTCATAGACTCAACATCGCAAATGTTCAAACggccttttattttatttttcctcTCCTGCCCCTTGGCGGTTAGGGCAAACTCTCCCCCTCAGGCTTGGCCGGCGAGTCTGTGGATTCGGTGACGGCCAAGGGTCGGACATAGAAGCCGATGGCGTGGAGGTAGTCTTCGGCGCGGCAGAACATGCCGACGACACTGCCGGCGTCCAGCACGGGCAGGCTGTGGTGcgcgccgtcgccgttgccgaaGGGGCCGTGGGTGGTCCCCAGGTTGGTCACGAACTTGAGCGAGGTGACGCACGCCTCGATCTCCTTGAGCTTGAACGGGCCCACGGTCCAGCCGACCTCCGTCACGTACTCCGAGGGCCCCAGGGTGATCTGTGCGTGCAAGCATATATATCAAGGATTTTCCGGGGAGTTTTGGAAAGAGGTACATAAAAAATTGAATTTTGAGtctgaatttgaatttgaaagaAAAGGCCCACCAGGTCTTCCGACACGCCTCCGGCACCGCCCCAGGGCCCGGCGGCGTGCGGCTGCCCGTCCTTGTCGGTGTAGGTGAAGGCGAGGGAGTCGATGACCTTGCCCCAGCGGAGGGCGATGCTCTGCAGCCGGTGCGGCGGCGCCACCACGACGTCGATGTCGTGGGCGGCGCCGCCGTCGCTGCCCCACGCCCCCAGCTTCACCACCGGGCTCTGCCCCTGCACCTGCACACAACGAGCACCTGCCATGAGTCCTCGGATGTGAAGAAGATAGCACGGCATGCCGCCGGATCCCGAAGAAGATACCATTTCGTTATCAAACTGTCGCGCGGCCGCTTAACGAATGAAGCGCCGATAGAAAGGAAAGTTGAGCTGATCACTGATCAGGCAGGAAAGTTGAATGGATTTTATATATGCAGCAAAACACAGAGAGGGGAGTAGTTGATTTGGGTGGATGTGCAGCCTCCACGTCTCCTCCGACTCGTGCATGCATGTGTATCATACTCGATCGTGCCTACTTTGATTTATGAGAATTTAATTTGTTTGTTGGACATATAATTTAGTGCCGACTATGACGTTTCTCTTGTAACGCTGAATGATATAGAGAGgattaagtatcatatcatgatacagTATATCGTATCATATTAAATGAAATAGTATTATGTGTCAATGCATGAAAATTGTACTTGGCCATGGGCAGCCGGGCCGAGCCCGATCGTGCCATTAGGTTGGGCTCGGGCCTGGAAATTGAGCCTGATGGGTAGATTGACCGGGCTCGGGCTTGTGGAAAACAAGATTTTAGCCATAGTTGGGCCGGGCCATGTTGGGCTTTTTCTTTCCGGCCGGGCCAGGCTCGGGCCTGGGCTTTCAGCACCGGGCTTCTTTTGGCCCGGCCGGAAGCCCGGCCCGAGATATGCCCAGGTATAATGACAATAAATGAACTATCATATAATACCAACATAcgatagtatatgatactccccgcTATGACCAGCCTAATTAACTAGTACTCCCTCACTTTTCATTCAGAGAGATCTGAAATCCCATCAATCAAGGTAGATTGTGTGTGGATGACATGAGTTTTGTGCGTACAAAAATGTCCAATGAAATATTTCCCACACATTCGATTCCCGAAGAAGTGTAGCACCCTCCATCTCATTGAACTTCAATGGTGCATGTAGAATAAGATACATACATGATCACAGATTCCCTCTCTCTTATCTCTATGAATTAAACTAGCAAATATGTCGTGCGTTGCATCGGAAGAAAAAAAAGATTATGCAGATGAGTAGATATCAAAAAAAGTCTAAAACATATGTCAGGAAGAGATAAGGACTTTTAAAATATCATTTCATAAACTATGTCCGAATCATGTCATGATGAGATAAGGGACTTTTAAAAAGTCATTTCAAACATTGAAAATGTGATGGTCTCATCACGACTTGATATTTCCTAAGGCACCACAAACAAATATATTTTAGCTGAGCAAATTGCATTGATGAACCCTGCCTGAACTAGACTAGCGAATGATCTCGCCCTGACCTAGCGTTGTGGTGTTTTCCATGAGCAATAAAA
This genomic window from Aegilops tauschii subsp. strangulata cultivar AL8/78 chromosome 4, Aet v6.0, whole genome shotgun sequence contains:
- the LOC109761787 gene encoding uncharacterized protein, giving the protein MGDLTDKHQSTMKSTSTSPSHLTRKVLYLTPPVLLTVLFYLHLETLTLFFTVQCASRLGNGGDDRLDTREGADTWFISTLNDTSEPPGEARNLQFPSTASAGRLLCLAAPSRRDGTKNAYALAWPGALPRGSELRPGLALLSETFYDHSNLWHGLTSLVPLVSWHARRGCGPAPAKWAFFHHGEVRSGMSGWLMSLAEAATGAPVVVEEFGTAPVCFEEAVVFRRNLAGMSTERLLEAFDFIRCKARAQCGVVDASGIGNETTNLRVTILFRTGGRSFKDEAGVERVFRKECTRVAGPSCVLTVAHSDNLTFCDQVRLLSRTDVFISAHGAQMTNLVFMDRNSSIMEFYPMGWRQRAAGGQFVFRWMASRAGMRHEGSWWDPAGDPCPDGNPDIFSCYKNRRIGMDEAAFSEFAAKVFTANKERKSVKARRGQEAGTNCKCS
- the LOC109761797 gene encoding horcolin, with product MVQGQSPVVKLGAWGSDGGAAHDIDVVVAPPHRLQSIALRWGKVIDSLAFTYTDKDGQPHAAGPWGGAGGVSEDLITLGPSEYVTEVGWTVGPFKLKEIEACVTSLKFVTNLGTTHGPFGNGDGAHHSLPVLDAGSVVGMFCRAEDYLHAIGFYVRPLAVTESTDSPAKPEGESLP
- the LOC109761793 gene encoding horcolin, with protein sequence MISTFLCKLVLCGRARVNEMGQGQSPSPVVKLGAWGSDAGAAHDIDVTAAAPHRLESIVVRWGKVIDSVAFTYTDEGGQLHTAGPWGGAGGVEEDTITLGPSEYIAQVAWSVGPFQFKEIEDCVTSLKFVTNRGATYGPFGRGDGAHHSLPVLDGGSLVGMFCRAGDYLHAIGFHVRPLAVVESTASPAKPQGESLPAVATEG